In Fluviispira sanaruensis, a genomic segment contains:
- a CDS encoding response regulator: protein MSGKSVLIVDDAVETRLFLKGIIKSLGYTPIDAKSGIDALKILGDQKIDLVILDVLMPNFDGYQTLEFINQLKKTQSIKVIFFSGKKGELDQTKIDELKPDDFIHKTVDIQVLKTKIKKLVVGGEGQIPPLTPPQASPAQAPIPAKHAAAPIAQPPKAVVNTPGPAKPVAVQPATAAAKATPTAATKPAQPAAPAAAKLDLSATITNMPIVLDIKITQLTSSGIVFHSKFQFKEGAQLSINCPQASATLKKPGELLTKVQKCIQEGENYIVNTGFA from the coding sequence GTGAGTGGCAAAAGCGTCTTAATCGTCGATGATGCAGTCGAAACGCGACTCTTTTTAAAAGGAATTATAAAATCACTCGGATATACACCTATCGATGCTAAAAGTGGAATCGACGCTTTAAAAATACTGGGAGATCAAAAAATTGATCTCGTCATTCTTGACGTTCTCATGCCAAATTTTGATGGGTACCAAACCCTAGAATTTATTAATCAATTGAAAAAGACGCAAAGCATTAAAGTGATATTTTTCAGTGGTAAAAAAGGTGAACTCGACCAAACAAAAATCGATGAACTCAAACCAGATGATTTTATCCACAAAACCGTTGATATCCAAGTATTAAAAACAAAAATCAAAAAACTTGTAGTTGGAGGCGAAGGACAAATTCCCCCATTAACACCACCTCAAGCTTCTCCTGCGCAAGCACCCATACCAGCAAAACACGCAGCAGCTCCAATCGCGCAGCCCCCCAAAGCAGTAGTAAATACTCCTGGCCCAGCAAAACCAGTTGCGGTTCAACCTGCAACAGCGGCAGCCAAAGCAACACCAACTGCAGCAACGAAGCCAGCACAACCTGCTGCCCCTGCCGCTGCAAAACTGGATCTCAGCGCAACGATTACGAATATGCCAATCGTTCTTGATATAAAAATAACTCAATTGACTTCTTCTGGAATTGTATTTCACTCAAAATTCCAATTCAAAGAGGGAGCACAGCTTTCAATCAATTGTCCACAGGCTTCCGCCACCCTAAAAAAACCTGGAGAGTTGCTAACTAAAGTTCAAAAATGCATTCAAGAAGGTGAAAATTATATTGTCAATACAGGCTTTGCGTAA
- a CDS encoding Hpt domain-containing protein, which translates to MNNQANFPFLDEEVINNMKELGNGDEAYADRLLIVQLMSVYLENLPERVAELTEAMKKKDAPVIERSAHTLKSSSRLIGLAALAEDCQVLEDMGFDKKLENAQPLYEKIVAATKKAVDVLKNKIIEIEKT; encoded by the coding sequence ATGAATAATCAAGCAAACTTTCCTTTTTTAGATGAAGAAGTCATTAATAACATGAAAGAACTTGGTAACGGGGATGAAGCCTATGCTGATCGTCTTTTAATTGTTCAGCTCATGTCTGTTTACTTAGAAAATTTACCAGAACGCGTAGCTGAATTAACTGAAGCTATGAAAAAAAAAGATGCTCCTGTCATCGAACGCTCAGCTCATACATTAAAATCGAGTTCACGTTTGATTGGCTTAGCGGCTTTAGCAGAAGATTGCCAAGTTCTTGAAGATATGGGGTTTGATAAAAAGCTCGAGAATGCACAGCCTTTATATGAAAAGATTGTTGCTGCTACAAAAAAAGCTGTGGATGTTCTAAAAAATAAAATAATAGAAATTGAAAAAACTTAA
- a CDS encoding tetratricopeptide repeat protein yields MASTVIELSPDMTFLVVDDTPASRETIVKTLKTLGFKNVTEGTSEGEALKLLQEKEYGFVICEKDMRQLGGYEFLMEMHENLEIKRVPFMIVGTEQSKEDRLRFPEANPDGFLKMPFVMKDLSTQISQTLMRYREGENIEVDYEIARDLYMNGEYEQALGWYKNISMKNLTSARAFVGISRCNRALGNNDDAVKNLKFAMQNNKNHVQAYIEYGICLLATDQKQAALKAFEQAININPKNPMRYEESANILTRCELYEEAENFLMRAVNMKIVYPKLYAQVGRNFLSQKKKDKALDFLQRANEQDPNNPSFLNSIGICYKEMGKFEESVNYYNLALKITPNDVKIMFNKVLCLITMKEYERAKKVCQSILKIDPKFERVQQKITEIDKLAAESTVEIKYRGVIPK; encoded by the coding sequence ATGGCATCAACTGTTATTGAATTATCTCCAGATATGACATTTTTGGTTGTTGATGACACCCCTGCCTCCCGTGAAACTATTGTTAAAACATTAAAAACTTTAGGTTTCAAGAATGTCACAGAAGGGACAAGCGAAGGCGAAGCACTCAAACTTTTACAAGAAAAAGAATATGGTTTTGTTATTTGTGAAAAAGATATGCGCCAACTTGGCGGATATGAATTTCTTATGGAAATGCACGAAAATTTAGAAATTAAAAGAGTTCCCTTTATGATCGTTGGCACAGAACAGTCAAAAGAAGATCGTCTCCGCTTTCCTGAAGCAAATCCTGATGGATTTTTAAAAATGCCTTTCGTCATGAAAGACCTTTCAACACAAATTTCTCAAACACTTATGCGCTACCGTGAAGGAGAAAATATTGAAGTTGATTATGAAATAGCGCGCGATCTTTATATGAATGGAGAATACGAACAGGCCCTGGGTTGGTATAAAAATATTTCAATGAAAAATTTAACCTCAGCTCGAGCATTTGTCGGAATTTCACGATGCAATAGAGCTTTAGGTAACAATGATGACGCTGTTAAAAACCTCAAATTTGCCATGCAAAATAATAAAAATCATGTACAAGCTTATATAGAATATGGAATCTGTTTACTTGCGACAGATCAAAAACAAGCAGCCTTAAAAGCCTTTGAACAAGCCATAAATATAAACCCTAAAAATCCAATGCGTTATGAAGAATCAGCAAATATATTAACACGCTGTGAACTGTATGAAGAAGCTGAAAATTTTTTAATGCGCGCAGTTAATATGAAAATCGTCTATCCTAAACTCTATGCACAAGTCGGAAGAAATTTCCTATCGCAAAAAAAGAAAGACAAAGCACTTGATTTTTTACAAAGGGCAAATGAGCAAGATCCAAATAACCCGAGTTTCTTAAATAGTATCGGTATTTGCTATAAAGAAATGGGGAAATTCGAAGAATCAGTTAATTATTATAATCTCGCATTAAAAATCACACCCAATGACGTCAAAATTATGTTTAATAAAGTTTTATGCCTTATTACAATGAAAGAATATGAAAGAGCTAAAAAAGTCTGTCAAAGTATATTAAAAATTGACCCTAAGTTTGAACGTGTTCAACAAAAAATAACTGAAATCGATAAATTAGCTGCCGAATCAACTGTTGAAATTAAATACAGAGGGGTTATTCCAAAATAA
- a CDS encoding HNH endonuclease: protein MNLNSYIFADEEHIKREKAKVKGAKKSRWWQQKCAPGLCAYCGKKFPFKELTMDHIVPLARGGTTTPGNVVPACRECNKNKGVDTPVDLILKKL from the coding sequence ATGAATTTAAATAGTTATATATTTGCTGATGAAGAACATATAAAAAGAGAAAAAGCTAAGGTCAAAGGCGCTAAGAAAAGCCGCTGGTGGCAACAAAAATGTGCTCCTGGTCTATGTGCATATTGTGGAAAAAAATTTCCTTTCAAAGAATTGACAATGGATCACATTGTTCCATTAGCACGCGGTGGCACAACAACTCCTGGAAATGTTGTCCCCGCTTGTCGAGAATGCAACAAAAACAAAGGAGTTGACACTCCAGTTGATCTCATCCTTAAAAAATTATGA